From a region of the Castor canadensis chromosome 7, mCasCan1.hap1v2, whole genome shotgun sequence genome:
- the Lsm10 gene encoding U7 snRNA-associated Sm-like protein LSm10, with the protein MAVSHSVKERTISENSLIILLQGLQGQVTTVDLRDESVAHGRIDNVDAFMNIRLAKVTYTDRWGHQVELDDFFVTGRNVRYVHIPDDVNITTTIEQQLQLIHRVRNFGGKGQGRKEFPSKKYK; encoded by the coding sequence ATGGCTGTGAGCCACTCAGTGAAGGAGCGAACCATCTCTGAGAACAGCCTGATCATCCTGTTACAGGGCCTCCAGGGCCAGGTGACCACTGTGGACCTGCGGGATGAGAGTGTGGCCCATGGGCGCATTGACAACGTTGATGCTTTCATGAACATTCGCCTGGCTAAGGTCACCTACACGGACCGTTGGGGGCATCAAGTGGAGCTGGATGACTTTTTTGTGACAGGCCGTAATGTCCGATACGTCCACATCCCGGATGATGTGAACATCACCACGACCATCGAGCAGCAGCTACAGCTCATCCATCGCGTGCGCAACTTTGGTGGCAAGGGCCAGGGCCGGAAAGAGTTTCCTTCCAAAAAATATAAGTGA